A window of Zingiber officinale cultivar Zhangliang chromosome 5A, Zo_v1.1, whole genome shotgun sequence contains these coding sequences:
- the LOC121981090 gene encoding plant cysteine oxidase 2-like, with the protein MRVSGNLVADDHDGRVELAPENSKGPSKKGKRRQKKAVRAVQRLFETCKQVFSEGGPAGIIPSPEDVERLRSLLDTLKPGDVGLSLNLPYFENFGIDEPPPVTYLHLYECPNFSIGIFCLPRAAAIPLHNHPSMTVFSKILLGSMHIKSYDWVTQGLNENIKSSSGACLAKMNTDTVFTAPCRTSVLYPTSGGNLHCFTAVTSCAVLDVLGPPYNVDEGRTCTYYKEYAFSTFPGDATLLSGKNEEYAWLEERGSKPDDLVVRGAEYRGPRILER; encoded by the exons ATGAGGGTTAGCGGAAACTTGGTTGCCGACGACCACGACGGGAGGGTAGAATTGGCCCCCGAGAACAGCAAGGGTCCTTCCAAGAAGGGCAAGCGGCGGCAGAAGAAGGCGGTGAGAGCTGTGCAAAGGCTGTTTGAGACTTGCAAACAGGTTTTTTCTGAAGGCGGACCAGCCGGAATCATTCCATCACCGGAGGATGTTGAACGCCTTCGATCTTTACTGG ATACTCTGAAGCCTGGTGATGTTGGTCTAAGTCTGAACTtgccatattttgaaaattttgggaTTGATGAACCTCCTCCTGTAACATATTTGCATCTTTACGAGTGCCCTAATTTTTCA ATTGGTATCTTTTGCTTACCACGAGCAGCTGCAATTCCACTCCACAATCACCCAAGCATGACTGTGTTTAGCAAAATCCTTCTCGGGTCCATGCACATTAAATCATACGACTGGGTTACTCAGGGCTTGAACGAGAATATCAAATCGTCCAGTG GTGCATGTCTAGCCAAGATGAACACTGATACCGTCTTTACTGCGCCCTGTCGGACATCTGTTTTATACCCTACCTCGGGGGGTAACTTGCATTGTTTTACTGCAGTAACCTCATGTGCAGTGTTAGACGTCCTTGGACCACCATATAATGTTGACGAAGGGCGCACCTGTACGTACTACAAGGAATATGCATTCTCAACTTTCCCGG GTGATGCGACTCTACTGTCAGGCAAGAACGAGGAGTATGCATGGCTCGAAGAGAGGGGGAGCAAGCCAGATGATCTTGTCGTGCGTGGGGCAGAGTATAGAGGTCCGAGGATTTTAGAACGCTGA